In one Kitasatospora cineracea genomic region, the following are encoded:
- a CDS encoding MFS transporter, producing the protein MPSSTPVDRTALPAPAEPPSGSGGRRANPWLTLIAVAIGLFMVNLDGSVVSIANPEIGRDLHASTSDLQWVTNAYLLAMAAALILGGKLGDRFGRRTFYLVGAAGFVVSSVMIGLIGSVSGVIAFRALQGLFGALLIPNTLGLLRAVFPPRQFGTAVGLWAMVASCSTALGPIVGGLLVEHVSWESVFYINVPIGIGALVFSLLVLPQSKDSTGHHRFDLVGVAVLALGLVALVFGVIKGESWGWSSPGTLGTLAGGLVLLALFARHESRIAHPLLPMRLFRSPALTIGTVVTAINFFVLLGVIFFLMLYLQNVRGLSPVEVGVRTLPMSLASVVAAPLGAALTGRFGARLTMPAGMLLEAVAALWMSTWDSHSAYGAMWPPFVLIGLGVGMVMSASSDAIVANAPVRDGGVASGLQATALQIGGALGTSVLVSLVSGRVGATLVRELTGAGVPELAAQGFAGAKDAVAMGVAPVDATMPAQLKAAVVEGSGNAFMNGVHTAVLVTAVLCVIGALLAAAGLRHGTRKLTAAAHA; encoded by the coding sequence ATGCCCTCCTCCACCCCGGTGGACCGCACCGCCCTGCCCGCACCGGCCGAACCGCCCAGTGGATCCGGCGGGCGGCGCGCCAACCCGTGGCTGACGCTGATCGCCGTCGCGATCGGCCTGTTCATGGTCAACCTCGACGGGTCGGTGGTCTCGATCGCCAACCCGGAGATCGGCCGCGACCTGCACGCCTCCACCTCTGACCTGCAGTGGGTCACCAACGCCTACCTGCTGGCGATGGCCGCCGCGCTGATCCTCGGCGGCAAGCTCGGCGACAGGTTCGGCCGCCGCACCTTCTACCTGGTCGGCGCCGCCGGGTTCGTCGTCTCCTCGGTGATGATCGGCCTGATCGGCTCCGTGAGCGGCGTCATCGCCTTCCGCGCCCTGCAGGGCCTGTTCGGCGCGCTGCTGATCCCCAACACCCTGGGCCTGCTGCGCGCGGTCTTCCCGCCCCGGCAGTTCGGCACCGCCGTCGGCCTGTGGGCGATGGTCGCCTCCTGCTCGACCGCGCTCGGCCCGATCGTCGGCGGCCTGCTGGTCGAGCACGTCAGCTGGGAGTCCGTCTTCTACATCAACGTGCCCATCGGCATCGGCGCGCTGGTCTTCAGCCTGCTCGTCCTGCCGCAGAGCAAGGACTCCACCGGGCATCACCGTTTCGACCTGGTCGGCGTCGCTGTCCTGGCCCTCGGGCTGGTCGCTCTGGTCTTCGGCGTGATCAAGGGCGAGAGCTGGGGCTGGAGTTCGCCCGGCACCCTGGGCACCCTGGCGGGCGGCCTGGTGCTGCTGGCGCTCTTCGCCCGGCACGAGAGCCGGATCGCCCACCCGCTGCTGCCGATGCGGCTGTTCCGCAGCCCGGCCCTGACCATCGGCACGGTCGTCACCGCGATCAACTTCTTCGTCCTGCTCGGCGTCATCTTCTTCCTGATGCTCTACCTGCAGAACGTTCGAGGCCTCAGCCCCGTCGAGGTCGGCGTGCGCACCCTCCCGATGAGCCTGGCCTCCGTCGTCGCCGCACCCCTCGGCGCCGCCCTGACCGGACGCTTCGGCGCCCGCCTGACCATGCCCGCGGGCATGCTGCTGGAAGCCGTCGCCGCGCTGTGGATGAGCACCTGGGACAGCCACTCCGCCTACGGGGCGATGTGGCCGCCGTTCGTCCTGATCGGCCTCGGCGTCGGCATGGTGATGTCCGCCTCCTCCGACGCCATCGTCGCCAACGCCCCCGTCCGCGACGGCGGCGTGGCCAGCGGCCTACAGGCCACCGCGCTGCAGATCGGTGGCGCGCTCGGCACCTCCGTCTTGGTCTCCCTGGTCAGCGGCCGGGTCGGCGCCACGCTGGTGCGGGAGCTGACCGGTGCGGGCGTGCCGGAACTCGCCGCCCAGGGCTTCGCGGGCGCCAAGGACGCCGTCGCGATGGGCGTCGCCCCCGTCGACGCCACCATGCCCGCCCAACTGAAGGCCGCCGTCGTCGAAGGCAGCGGCAACGCCTTCATGAACGGCGTCCACACCGCGGTCCTGGTCACCGCCGTCCTGTGCGTCATCGGCGCCCTCCTCGCTGCCGCCGGACTGCGCCACGGCACCCGCAAGCTGACCGCCGCCGCCCACGCCTGA
- a CDS encoding DUF5131 family protein, translating to MSDRSSIEWTEATWNPTTGCDRVSAGCDNCYALALAKRLKAMGAAKYQEDGDPRTSGPGFGLTLHPDALSVPYGWRAPRTVFVNSMSDLFHAKVPLDFVRRVFAVMADTPQHTYQVLTKRARRLRRVADRLDWPPNVWVGVSVESAAELDRVDDLRAVPAAVRFLSCEPLLGPLDGLDLEGIDWVIVGGESGPGHRPMEEEWALDVRDACLREEVAFFFKQWGGHTPKAGGRLLEGRTWDQMPLPLTV from the coding sequence GTGAGCGATCGCAGCAGCATCGAGTGGACGGAGGCGACATGGAACCCGACCACCGGGTGCGACCGCGTCTCGGCCGGCTGCGACAACTGCTACGCCCTGGCCCTGGCGAAGCGGCTCAAGGCGATGGGCGCGGCGAAGTACCAGGAGGACGGCGATCCTCGGACGTCGGGGCCCGGATTCGGTCTGACGCTGCATCCGGACGCGCTGTCGGTGCCGTACGGGTGGCGGGCGCCGCGGACGGTGTTCGTCAACTCGATGTCGGACCTGTTCCACGCGAAGGTGCCGCTCGATTTCGTGCGTCGGGTCTTCGCTGTGATGGCCGATACGCCGCAGCACACCTATCAGGTGCTGACCAAGCGGGCCCGTCGGCTTCGCCGTGTGGCTGATCGGTTGGATTGGCCGCCGAACGTGTGGGTCGGTGTCTCCGTGGAGAGCGCGGCAGAGCTGGACCGTGTCGACGACCTGCGTGCCGTGCCCGCCGCTGTGCGGTTCCTGTCCTGCGAGCCGCTGCTCGGCCCGCTCGACGGCCTGGACCTGGAGGGCATCGACTGGGTGATCGTCGGTGGGGAGTCCGGGCCCGGTCATCGGCCGATGGAGGAGGAGTGGGCCTTGGACGTGCGCGACGCCTGTCTGCGGGAAGAGGTCGCGTTCTTCTTCAAACAGTGGGGTGGACACACGCCCAAGGCCGGCGGTCGGCTGCTGGAGGGTCGGACGTGGGATCAGATGCCGCTGCCCCTCACGGTCTGA
- the tcmP gene encoding three-Cys-motif partner protein TcmP, with protein MSNGTSREYWHAPALPSVFKHALLSRYIPKFGGMTGSKSGHEVVYLDGYAGEGRYENGDPGSVDTVLRIAADHQAKGLIRWTCFFAERSASSFAHLESLVGEYCGRGVDARAFHGDVLTLMDDVLAAAVGRPLFLFLDPCGLGLPFDTLVDILARRRRETWPPTELLLNFSMMAVRRIGGNSRSDKGNERTSKRLDEVCGGQWWREYFAAGYSRDADDEVAAEYSRRLGQATGMHTVSVPVTKAPGQKAVYNLVFGTRSNHGLWVFGDAHSRARDTWWEGLELREEDDGLFSVASMQRPDPKKIHDQAIPVMAHNIASLLQQGRAFKLVEHTADVFGEFYGQVPETVARKAVKHLRTAGGTPSDGTGSPIHNLQVLPPLRP; from the coding sequence ATGTCGAACGGAACCTCGAGGGAGTACTGGCACGCGCCCGCTCTGCCAAGCGTGTTCAAGCACGCGCTGCTCAGCCGCTACATACCCAAGTTCGGCGGAATGACGGGGTCGAAGAGCGGCCATGAGGTCGTCTACCTGGATGGGTACGCGGGCGAGGGGCGGTACGAGAACGGTGATCCCGGGTCGGTCGATACGGTGCTGCGCATCGCGGCGGACCACCAGGCCAAGGGCTTGATCCGTTGGACCTGCTTCTTCGCCGAACGGTCGGCGTCCTCGTTCGCCCACCTGGAATCCCTCGTCGGTGAATACTGCGGCCGGGGCGTCGACGCTCGCGCCTTCCACGGCGACGTCCTCACGTTGATGGACGACGTCCTGGCTGCCGCGGTCGGGCGGCCGTTGTTCCTCTTCCTTGACCCCTGCGGTCTGGGACTGCCGTTCGACACCCTCGTGGACATCCTGGCCCGCCGCCGCAGGGAGACCTGGCCCCCGACCGAACTGCTGCTCAACTTCAGCATGATGGCGGTGCGCCGCATCGGCGGGAACTCCCGTTCCGACAAAGGCAACGAGCGAACCAGCAAGCGCCTGGACGAGGTCTGCGGCGGCCAGTGGTGGCGGGAGTATTTCGCCGCCGGCTACAGCCGGGACGCGGACGACGAGGTCGCAGCCGAGTACAGCCGACGCCTCGGGCAGGCCACGGGCATGCACACGGTCTCCGTCCCGGTCACCAAAGCCCCCGGCCAGAAGGCCGTCTACAACCTCGTCTTCGGAACCCGCAGCAACCACGGCCTGTGGGTCTTCGGCGACGCGCACTCCCGTGCCCGCGACACGTGGTGGGAAGGGCTGGAACTCCGAGAAGAGGACGACGGGCTGTTCTCCGTGGCGAGCATGCAGCGCCCAGACCCGAAGAAGATCCACGACCAGGCGATCCCCGTCATGGCCCACAACATTGCCAGCCTGCTCCAGCAGGGCCGAGCCTTCAAACTCGTCGAGCACACGGCAGACGTCTTCGGAGAGTTCTACGGTCAGGTGCCCGAGACGGTGGCCCGCAAAGCGGTCAAGCACCTGAGAACGGCGGGTGGGACACCGAGCGACGGCACCGGCTCACCGATCCACAACCTGCAGGTACTTCCCCCGCTCAGACCGTGA